The sequence GACTATTTCAAAATGGTGGAGGAAAAACTTGAAAAACCCTATGTGGGGCTGGCTACCTTTGAAATGCTGTATGAACCCGATACCGGCAATTTCAACTTTCTGGAAGTAAACACACGAATTCAGGTAGAACACCCTGTTTCCGGGCACCAGGGCGGTATTCAATTTATCAGGACACAGTTTGATATTGCCAGTGGACAGAGACTGCATGATCAGGAAAAACTTGATCGCAGGCGTGATAAGGTGGGAGGCCACACCATTGAAGCCAGAATCTGCCTTGAAGAAGTCTTAGAGACGGGGATGATTCAGTTTGTAAAAGAAATGTTGCACAAGGATGCCCTTACCTTGGGTGTTAGCGGGAAAGTTGCAATAAGGCTGCCGGAACGTGCCAATTCAACGTTTTACTTTGATAACCGTATAATAAGAGACAGAGAAGTTGCCAATGGTCAGGGGCGCTATGACACCATGGTCGGCCAGGTAGTTTCAAGGGGAGTAGATAGAAAGTCTGCCATATTTGAGCTTGAGATGGCCGTTAAAAGTCTCCAAATAAAAGGGGTTTCAAGCAATATTGAACTTGTGGCAACTATCCTTGACGATCCAGAATTCAGGGACGATCGTCATTCCTCAAGGAGCAGTGTTGTAGACCGTTTTATGGAGAAAAAAATTGCTGAAAAGGATCTGCTGGAAGAGAACAAAAAAAAGAGGCAAATCGCACTAAACAAATTCAAAGACGAACCGGAACAAGTGGGTATTGCGGATTTAGTCCGTGTGATAGATCTGCCCCTTGCCCCGTGCAGAACGACTGTAAAAAATATAATCGATTTTTTCACCCCGCCCGGATCGGCTTTCCAGGCAAAATCATTTGAAAAAAGGTACTTTTTAGTCGAAACAAGCCTTGTCAACAGAGATCTTTTTCGGTTTCTCAGCTGTTTTCAGGTAACCAGTGCGGATGCATATATAGCATCAGACATAAAACTGTTTGCAATCCCGACATGTATGGAAAATCCTTTTCGCCTTTTTTGGCAATATTACACAGGGGAGAATCCATTTGAAGTAAAACAATGTTTGTTGAGAAGCCAAAATCTCCAATTTTTTTGTATGAAAACAAATAATTAAAGAGTAGCAGATTGTACCTATAGAAAGTTTCTGGGCAGCCTGCCATTCCATTGGCCTGCCCCCCTGAAATTCTAGGCCTGAAATGTTTATCAGCTGAAGACTTCTCCCCCACGACCGTATCAGATTAGCATTCCGACCTTCTACTGAACATTAGTTCAATCGTTGTGTTGTCTATATTTCTTTATCAGGAAATAATGAATGAGAGTAATGCAAATTTATTTTCTGTACTGTTTACGCCTTTTCCAAATCCATGGCGGAACCGGTGATGTCTCACGCCAAAGTCCTATTTGCTGCGTGCGTGCTTTTTTTTCATAGCTGTACCAATCATTACAAATGGGTTCTTTACAGTAATAAATATGTACCCAGGCCAACCCTTCTTTCAATAACTCTTCATTGAGACATCTCTGATCCGAAAGAGTGACAACTGCCACCATCCTTCCATAATCATCCCAGTCTTTCACCTGCAAAGTAACCACCTTTCCAGCAGCCAATTTGGCAGTAAACCTTTTAGCAACCCTCGAATAGGCCTGATGATACTCAGGAGTATCTATACCCCAGAGCCTTACTCTGACACTGTTCGATTTATATTTAACCACGATAGTATCGCCATCTATAATTTTTTCTACGATTGCAGTACCCGACGTACCGGCAAGGATCTGAGAAGAGTATAGGAGTGATAGCAGAACAACAAAAAGCAGATACTGGAAGAAATCGAACTGGTCTGGGAGCACATTTCTTTTTGGTTTCTTCAGCACAATCACAACTTCCACCAGGAAACAAACAATTAATTATACAATATCAAACTGTTAAATCTGAAAACAAAGCATATGGCACTGCATCAAAAACAAGCAAATATCACAAAAAGATCGGGTTAAAATAAATATTCATCACCTTTTACACCTACACCCTTAATTTCTTTAAATAAAGCAAAAAATGGTTCTTGTTATTTTTTCACAGCTTATGATAAGCTTAGCAATATATGAGGTACAGCTTTCCCGTGGAATTGGTTAATAGACTTCATAGTTTAATAGACTTACTTCATGAATTGTTAACGCTAGCCAAGAGAAGATGATTCTGGTATTTTACTGGGTAAGAAATTTTCCAGGCAGAGATAATTCATTCACCTGCTAATACCTGAACGCAGTTACCGAAGAACTCCTCAGCCCCTATTAGATTTTATGACTCACGACAACGATACACTTTCAAATTCTGAAGAGGAAACTCGAGATTTCCTGCTCAGCCTCTCTCTCTTCGATAGCTTTAATGTTGACGAACTTTCTTTGCTCGCTCAACACATGAGTTATATCCATCTTCAGCGCGGCGAGTTTCTTTTTGTTGAGGGTGACAAAGGCGACTTTTTAGGATTTGTAGTACAGGGTGTACTTGAGGTGCTGAAAAAATCAGCAACCGGGGAAAATGTTATCATTGCCCGCCTTGCCAAAGGGAGTTCCATCGGGGAGATGGCACTCATCGACAAGTCACCACGATCCGCAACCGTGGTATCAAGACAACCCACCACCATGATAACACTTACCAGCAAGGGCTTTGATCGTCTCACTGAAAAATCTCCCATGACAGGCGTTAAAATAATCCAGAAAGTGGCGAGACTCCTCAGTCTCAACATGCGCAGAACATCAAGTAAACTCGCAGACTTATTGAATGTATATCCGGTATAAGTCCCTATCTTACAAAGAATAACTATATACAACTGAAACATTCACCCCCTATATTATGTCAGCAACGCCCACAATACTTTTTTCAGACCCAACCCCAGAAAAGCAGCTCTTTTGCCTGCAGCTTTTTTCTGAGTCTGCACCTGACAATGTCCATATATGTTCAAGCCCTGATGCACTTATAGAGACACTCAGTAAGGTCAAAGTTGATATTCTTTTTCTCAATCTCACATTATTTCCCGATGAAGAGTGTATTTCACATCTGGATGCTATTCAAAATGATTTCCCTGAACTTCTCATTATTGCTGCAATCCCAGAGGATCAGACAGCACTCGAACAGGAAATTCTCAGTCGCAACACCTTCTTTTACATCACGATTCCCTATAAGGAGTCAGAAGTTCAACTTGCCCTTAAACGTGCTTTAACCAAACTTGCTATCCAGCCTACAGATACATCTGTGAACTCCCGGAAACGCCTTCCCCCATTCCACGGAATAATTGGCGAAACCGAAGTAATGCAAAATCTGTTTTCTCTGATCAAAAAGATCTCAGAGGACGCACTGGCCACGGTTCTTATCAGAGGAGAATCGGGTACCGGTAAGGAGATGGTTGCAAAAGCAATCCACAGACACTCTTCACGTAAAAATAAGAACTTTGTCCCTGTAAATTGTGCTGCAATACCTGATGATCTGCTGGAAAGTGAACTCTTTGGTTACACGAAGGGGGCTTTCACCGGAGCCACCCAGAACAAAATAGGGCGAATTGAATATGCCGATGGTGGTACCCTGTTTCTCGATGAAATTGGTGATATGAAACCCACCCTCCA comes from Desulfocapsa sulfexigens DSM 10523 and encodes:
- a CDS encoding ATP-binding protein, producing the protein MLLNGTSEAEQGKTVYLEKICEISSRLVIGINSIFVRKMNDKPLLSACENKLVEGKYLQEDFQYVLIWNRGVIASMVAEQAYEVGKKVIFVHDGKDARPDRSDGDLIFTAPYSATPEQKGRGDRPDITALDQLLLFLKNHNIPLDQIVLHPGYGFNSEDPVFFEALEKREIRFLGAGSKHIDFIGNKVNANKIAAQTSIKPPGSSGRIETVNQALTFFQLCHKDGIQKIVLKDAYGGGGSGQKLIAVDDPQAENIIVQTVNEWLDKGTTFSIDQWIEKSRHIEMQVMVDQGGNVRFGSPRDCTMQRAKQKIIEETASITLSQELQLRESIQDYFKMVEEKLEKPYVGLATFEMLYEPDTGNFNFLEVNTRIQVEHPVSGHQGGIQFIRTQFDIASGQRLHDQEKLDRRRDKVGGHTIEARICLEEVLETGMIQFVKEMLHKDALTLGVSGKVAIRLPERANSTFYFDNRIIRDREVANGQGRYDTMVGQVVSRGVDRKSAIFELEMAVKSLQIKGVSSNIELVATILDDPEFRDDRHSSRSSVVDRFMEKKIAEKDLLEENKKKRQIALNKFKDEPEQVGIADLVRVIDLPLAPCRTTVKNIIDFFTPPGSAFQAKSFEKRYFLVETSLVNRDLFRFLSCFQVTSADAYIASDIKLFAIPTCMENPFRLFWQYYTGENPFEVKQCLLRSQNLQFFCMKTNN
- a CDS encoding sigma-54 interaction domain-containing protein, yielding MSATPTILFSDPTPEKQLFCLQLFSESAPDNVHICSSPDALIETLSKVKVDILFLNLTLFPDEECISHLDAIQNDFPELLIIAAIPEDQTALEQEILSRNTFFYITIPYKESEVQLALKRALTKLAIQPTDTSVNSRKRLPPFHGIIGETEVMQNLFSLIKKISEDALATVLIRGESGTGKEMVAKAIHRHSSRKNKNFVPVNCAAIPDDLLESELFGYTKGAFTGATQNKIGRIEYADGGTLFLDEIGDMKPTLQAKLLRVLQEKEFEPVGGLKATPVDTRVVAATHCDLEQLVSEGTFREDLYYRLSVIPLKIPPLKDRREDIPILLDAFLDLHATKRGRDKFIIPMNVMIALLSYEWKGNVRELENLVQQMSILYSGKEIQLEDLPERLLADFDPEAVDYELMNTIISGVSLSDKEPEKISQSTVISLPGRLEWQEGQVDFNELINDYESQLIIKAMKITGGNKKEAAKLLNLKRTTLLEKIKKKNLQGMWEEN
- a CDS encoding thermonuclease family protein, with the translated sequence MLKKPKRNVLPDQFDFFQYLLFVVLLSLLYSSQILAGTSGTAIVEKIIDGDTIVVKYKSNSVRVRLWGIDTPEYHQAYSRVAKRFTAKLAAGKVVTLQVKDWDDYGRMVAVVTLSDQRCLNEELLKEGLAWVHIYYCKEPICNDWYSYEKKARTQQIGLWRETSPVPPWIWKRRKQYRK
- a CDS encoding cyclic nucleotide-binding domain-containing protein; translated protein: MTHDNDTLSNSEEETRDFLLSLSLFDSFNVDELSLLAQHMSYIHLQRGEFLFVEGDKGDFLGFVVQGVLEVLKKSATGENVIIARLAKGSSIGEMALIDKSPRSATVVSRQPTTMITLTSKGFDRLTEKSPMTGVKIIQKVARLLSLNMRRTSSKLADLLNVYPV